The sequence TTGGGTCTGTAGAGCTGATTCTGGTGCAGGGGAGGGGCCGCAgccctgcagcccaggctagctaaGTGTGGGGAAAAGAAGTACACCTTCAGCAGATGCAGGCACAACACCGGTGTGACAGGGTTCTGGAGGTGCCCGGAGCCCTGTGCCTGGGACCCCAGAGTCACATCATCAGGGCTGGTTTAAAGCTCAGTGGGGGAGCACCAGCCTGCACCAGGCCCCTGGGTTAAGGATGCCTGCTCTGCAAAACAGGACACGGTTGGTGTTGGTGTCCTGTGGTGGCACCCAAGGCTGTCACTCAGAGCATGAAGCCCAACTCTCTTTCTGCAGGTCTCCTGGCCGAGTCCCCACTTCCGGCTGCTCATGCCACTGGGACTGGGGCGGCGGAAAAAGGCACCACCTCTGGTGGAAAATGAAGAGGCGGAGCCAGGCCGGAGCGGACTGGGAGTCGGGGAACCCGGGCCCCTGGGTGGAAGTGGAGCAGGGGAATCCCAGATGGGCTTGCCCCCACCTCCTGCTGCCCTCCGCCCTCGCCTTGTATTCCACACCCAGCTGGCCCACGGTAGCCCCACGGGCCGCATCGAGGGCTTCACCAATGTCAAGGAGCTGTATGGCAAGATCGCTGAGGCCTTCCGACTACCAGCTGCTGAGGTACCAGTGGGGCCAGGGTCCCCTGAGAGCAAGCCACAGGCCTGGACTTGCATTCTTGTGAGCCAGGGCTCAGGTGCTCATGTTCCCTGCTGGCAGGCAGCCCCTGAATCTAGGAGGTCTGGCTGCAGCAGGATCCTGAGTTCCTATCTGGCCTTGAGAGACTTGTACTCCAGTAGGTATATGGGGATGGGTTTCCCATCAGGCCTTGAGAGGCTCGTAACCTAGTAGGTTGTGGGGGGCAGGAGGTGCAGGTGCTGATTTCCCATCATGTCTGGAGTAGCCTGGTAGGTTGCGGGGGATTGATGGCCACAGGTGGGAGCTGGATTTCTATGAGGCATTAGGAGGCCTGTGCCCTAGAGCACTATGGGAGTTGCTCATATTTCTCCATGATGCACTGGAGGCATGACCCcaagacagaagcagagaagccACAGTGAGGGTAACAGTGGGGCTGAGCATCGAGTGGAGGCAGGTGGAAGGCTGGGTGGGAATCTAGACTCCTTCATTCATTCCTCAGCATTTATTGAGTGCTCACTGTGTACCAGGCTAGTACTGAGTTCTTACCAGGTCAGAGATCCTACCCATAACATTTGATGTACTAGTGGACCTTGCCCTGGCTCTGGGTATCACCAAGCCCTGGGATAGGTATCTTTTCCGAACTCCCCTcctctcccaagtgttaggaaaGGGGACCCCCCGGAGGAGGGGGATGAGCATCTCGCCCCACCTCTGCAGGTGATGTTCTGCACCCTCAACACCCATAAAGTGGATATGGACAAGCTCCTAGGGGGCCAGATCGGACTGGAGGACTTCATCTTTGCCCACGTCAAGGGGCAGCGCAAAGAGGTGGAAGTGTTCAAGTCTGAGGAGGCGCTGGGGCTCACCATCACCGACAATGGGGCCGGCTATGCCTTCATTAAGGTGCCCGGGTGGGTGGCACACCCTTAGTCAGTGGTCAGGGTCTGTCATGGGACCTAAAGTGGAGCTTCCAGGGCTGATGCCTGCCCCTCCACAGCGCATCAAGGAAGGCAGTGTGATAGACCACATCCAGCTCATCAGCGTGGGTGACATGATTGAAGCCATCAACGGGCAGAGCCTGCTGGGCTGTCGGCACTATGAAGTTGCCAGGCTCCTCAAGGAGCTGCCCCGAGGCCGCACCTtcaccctcaaactcacagagcctcGGAAAGCCTTTGGTGAGCAGTTCTTGGACCACCCActgggatgaccttgaactcttgaaaaTGTGGTTTGCAGTACTGGGAAACACCAGCAGGTGGCACCCAAGCCTGCAATACAAAGTGGAGACAGCCCCACCCTACCCTAGACTTGGGTGCTGGCTGGCAGCCTGGCCTGAAGGAAGTTGCCCCCACACCTAACTTCCAGGAGCTATTAGCCCAGCCAAGTGCCCCCAACCCTGGCCAGCCCCCTCAGCCTGGAGAAGTGAGGCTTGGCTGCCCTGTGGAACTCCCATGTCCTGCCCCCGTTTCTACCTGGCTTCACTAACTCTAAGGAATTGGCCTGAGGCGCCCCTGGTGTGGGTAGATAGGACTGATCTGGGACCCAGCAGTTGTACCCACCCCTTCCCAGCTCTTGCCCCTTCAAGTAGAAGTAGAAGCTGCCCTTGATTCTCTTCTCTCGCTTCTTTATGCTTGACCCCCGCTGCCCTCTCCATTCATGCCAAGTCCTGTCCTGGAATCTGGCAGAACTCGGATATGGTGAGAGGGGCTGTGTAAGCCTAGCTGCCCTGTGCTCTACTGACTGCTGAAATTCCCGTAGATATGATCAGCCAGCGTTCAGCGGGTGGCCACCCTGGCTCGGGCCCACAACTGGGCACTGGCCGAGGGACCCTCAGGCTGCGATCCCGGGGCCCTGCCACAGTGGAGGATCTGGTAAGTGGGCCACCTTTGGCCAGTGACAGTGTTCCCATTACCTGAAGGTCTCTGGACACCTGCTTAGgtctcctcctcccagctttGGGACCTTCCGTGGACAAGTGAgacttggtcttcctgcctgtaAAATAGAAGTCTTAGTACCCCTTATCAGAGGGGACATTGGTAACACAGACAAAAACCACAAGAGCTTGTCACCAAAAGGAAAATGTTTGGAAGCCGGCCGGCCCAGCGTGGGCAtggcacctgtaatcctagagaCCTGGGAAGCCGAGCCAGGAGGGTTTAGTGTTCGAAGCCAGTTTGAGCAATGTAGAaaatgtctcaaaataagaatAGTAATATCTGAATgttgggactgggaagatggcttagcagtttagagcacatgttgctcttgcagaggacccaggttcagttcccagcacccacagtaggtggctcacaaccacccattaactccagctccagggcatccagtgtcctcttctgacctccatggacacacacatagtacacatgcatgcatgcaggcaaaacactgctGCACATACAGTCAGTAAACGTAGAACACAGCTGGGGTGCAGCTCATTGGCAGAGCTGTTGCCTGGCCTGCATGGGGCTGGGTACTGTGCCCAGCACTGTAGACGCTCGCTGTGCCTCACAGCAGTTCTGTTGACACTGCTGTACAGCTGTCTTGTCCCCGCCTCCACAGCCATCGGCCTTTGAGGAAAAGGCCATTGAGAAAGTGGATGACCTGCTAGAGAGCTACATGGGGATCAGAGACACAGAACTCGGTGAGTGGGGCCCCCGATGCCTGGGAGGTAGGAACAGGCTTCAGGGCTCACCCAGGCTGAGGTGAAGTGGCACCCTTCGTCCCTCATACCGTCTGTGTCTCCATCTTTCTCCTCCCTGACAGCTGCCACCATGGTGGAGCTGGGAAAGGACAAGAGGAACCCAGATGAACTGGCAGAGGCTCTGGATGAACGGCTTGGTGACTTTGCATTCCCAGACGAATTCGTCTTTGACGTCTGGGGAGCCATCGGGGATGCCAAGGTTGGCCGCTACTAAGACTGGAAATGACCTGGACCTTGAGATAACGTGGGCGTGGCCTGGCTGGGGCCTCCAGAAGGGGTGCCACAGCCACGACCTGAGCATCCAGCTTAGGCACGTAACGCAGCAGCCTGGGGATGGCACGGGGTAGAAGTGGCCCTGACCCACTCTGTCACCACGGTGCCCAGCCTGGTTAGGGTCCCCGGCCAACCCCTGCCGGGTCCCCACCTACCTCAGTAGAGTAAGCGCGTGGGGAGGGACCAGCACTGGGCAGCCACCTCTGTCCCTGACACTTTCCACCGTCGGCTGGCAAACTGCTCCTCTGTCTCCCTGGACCTCAGTTCTGTTTGGGGTCATGACTTCCCTACTttacttttttgctttgtttttttcaagacaaaatctcactatgtagccctggctgtcctggaactcactatgtagatcaggctaacctccagctcacagagatctgcctgcatctacattgccagtgctgggattaaaggtgtgcaccaccacgcctaaCTCTCCCAACTTTCTTGACACCAGAAATGTAGAAAGGGGGCACAGCCCCCCTAGTAAAGGCAATAAAACCATCCCGTTTGGCATCTCCCACCTGAGAGGAGTCCTCTAAGTTGGGTTCTGTTACCTTCCATTGAGTGGACACTGCTATGAACTCTGGTCCTTCGGCATCTCCCTTAGCCAATGCCAGAGGAGGGGTGAGCAAGGCGGTGGCCCTGTACCCTCACTCTGGATGTAGAGACTCCTCTGGGAGCTGTTTGGCTTTGGGATAGGAGGGGTGGCCAGGGAAAGAATGCAGCAGCTGAAATCTATCTCCTGGATCCAAATTGAATTAGGAGTTGGCCGGcccactgccccctccccctggcTCGAGGCCATCTAgcttccaggcagtggtggagatTCTGGCTTACTTGAGGTTCAGACCTGGTTCCCCACTCACCAAGGCCTCACATGCCCCTCTCGTACGAGGAGGCACAGTCAGCGCCTCCGTGTAGTACCTATTGCGGTACCCTGGTTGAGGCTGGTTGTACTTTGGGCACAGGCATCCATGGCACAATGCTTCACAGGGATATAAACCTGCCAAGCTTGTTTTGACAGTCCATTTCATCCTAGGATTTAGGGAGATCAAGGAAAGGGTGGGGTGGGACCCTGGCCAGACCTGGAGAGAACGGAGGCAGTTAGAGCAAGAGAAGCCAGGCCAGAGGTCCCTCTCCAGCGCCCAGGAGGAATGTTTGGGGGTGAGCGCAGCGGAGACTCACTGCAGGAAGGCTGAGCAGGCCTGGTCCCTGATTCCAGGCAGGAGATGAGTGCTCTGGATACCAGACATTTATGTGCATGAGCCCTATGGACAGCCTCTGTCGGGATGACTTGCGTTCCCTGATCACTGAGGTCGTTTTTCAGTACTTACGGTGGAACCCATGGCCTCATACGTGCTAGGAATgcgctctatcactgagttacGCCTCAAGTCCTCCTTTGGGGTCCTGCAAGTCTGATGGGAGCCCCTGGgaatgtgtggctttgttgagtGGAACTATGAGTAGTGGGTGGTTGGTAACCACGCTGAACCAGGGTTGTGACTAACTATGGGTAAGCATTGGGTCCTCTGAGTTTCAGGGAGCTGTGGGGTGCCCAATGTGTACATAGGTCTCAGGTGTATCCTTATTTGGGGGTCAGGGTAAACAGCTAGGTCTTAAAGAGTGTCTAGAGACGTGATTATGTGGCTCAGGTGGGACAAGGTCTGGGTGCCCATGGGCATTGGTTTGGGGGAATATCTCCAGGAAGTGTGCTCCAGGACTGCAATAGACTTACAATGCCAAGTGAGATTTACACCCTATGCTAAGGTGTGAGCGAGCATCAGTTTCAAGGGGTCGGTATTTGGGAACATTAAAGGAGTGGATATTAAAGTCAGCATTGGTGGGAGCTATCCAGTGTTTACTTGCCCTCATGACTGACCTGACAGTGACTGCATGTTCCCCTTCTCAAGACGTGAAGTGAGGCTGTAGCTGTGGGTGCAGGATGTGGCTCAGGTGCCCTAAGAACTGCCTACTCCACCTTAAGACAGGGTGCAGATGCTAGCCTGGCTCCTCAGAGCAGATcagccctctctctttcttctaggATGACTCCCTGTTGCCCTGGTCTGGGTTGCTCACCTCCGCCCCCACTGTGACATCCACAAAGGCTTAAGGGCAGGCAACATTGCCAGGTCCCGTCACACAGCCAGCTCCAAAATCCTCAAGCCCAACGGggacagcaccccacccccatgagAGTGCGTAGACCTCCCAGCCTGCCCCAGGCGATGCTCACATTTTCCAGTGTTTAGATTTTATCCACTTTATTAATGAGGCAGGCAAGAGGCCCGGGTGAGGGTGTGGGGGTTTGCTTCTGCCCTGATGAGAGGAGGGGGTCACAGACACCAGACCAATTCAGAGAACCTCAGTCCCTGGCAGGAAGAAGCTAATCCCAAGTGGCCCTGACCATTGCCAGCAGCAGAGGTTTCTCCCACTCAAGGCTCCCAGCCCTAGCGGGCAGACATGCATAGGGTGGAGCGGCCCTGGAGGCCAGTGGGGTGCGGGTGGAGGCGGCACAGAGCCGAGGAGCCGCCCCAGGAAGAGGGAGCGGCCTGCCGGGAGCCAGGGAGCAGCTGGCGCGGGCAGCAGGATCCTAGTTCCGGGCCATGGGGACCCTGCATCCTGAGCAGCACTGGGTAAGGAGTTGGGACTTGAGGGTCCACAGGCAGGGAAAAGGAAAGCATTAAAGATGGGCTATGGCCATCCTGGGCTCACTGTGTTCATGGCTCTCAGCCCAAGGCTGGCTGCCTATCCCTTAGGTCTGCTTTAGCCCTCTCAACTAGAAAACGAAGAACGAGCCAGAGGCTGGTTCACGTAGGAGTATGGGGTGGGCATCTGAATGAGGCAATGACATACTGCGGAGATTGCCATGGAGACAGGTGTAACTCTGGCAACAGACATGGGACTCTGGGGAGAGAGGTGGGTCTTTGGAGTCCAAGAGCACCGAAGAGATCAGA is a genomic window of Peromyscus maniculatus bairdii isolate BWxNUB_F1_BW_parent chromosome 5, HU_Pman_BW_mat_3.1, whole genome shotgun sequence containing:
- the Gipc1 gene encoding PDZ domain-containing protein GIPC1; protein product: MPLGLGRRKKAPPLVENEEAEPGRSGLGVGEPGPLGGSGAGESQMGLPPPPAALRPRLVFHTQLAHGSPTGRIEGFTNVKELYGKIAEAFRLPAAEVMFCTLNTHKVDMDKLLGGQIGLEDFIFAHVKGQRKEVEVFKSEEALGLTITDNGAGYAFIKRIKEGSVIDHIQLISVGDMIEAINGQSLLGCRHYEVARLLKELPRGRTFTLKLTEPRKAFDMISQRSAGGHPGSGPQLGTGRGTLRLRSRGPATVEDLPSAFEEKAIEKVDDLLESYMGIRDTELAATMVELGKDKRNPDELAEALDERLGDFAFPDEFVFDVWGAIGDAKVGRY